Proteins encoded together in one Terriglobia bacterium window:
- a CDS encoding ATP synthase F0 subunit C, translating to MRKTMIFVFLMMALLCVASPVYAQGGGSPITSSWSIPIGAGLCMGIAAGLCGLGQGRATGSAVEALARNPGARPGIFIFLLLGLALIESLALYALVIAFRISPTK from the coding sequence ATGCGCAAAACAATGATCTTTGTCTTTCTGATGATGGCCCTGCTGTGCGTGGCCTCGCCGGTGTACGCCCAGGGCGGCGGCAGCCCGATCACCAGCAGTTGGTCCATCCCCATCGGCGCCGGTCTTTGCATGGGCATCGCCGCCGGTCTTTGCGGCTTGGGACAAGGCAGAGCGACTGGCTCCGCCGTGGAAGCCCTGGCCCGCAACCCTGGCGCCCGTCCAGGAATCTTCATCTTTCTGCTGCTCGGCTTGGCGCTGATTGAGTCCCTGGCGCTGTACGCGCTGGTGATCGCCTTCCGCATTTCGCCGACTAAGTAA